The genomic window AATTAGGCACCCATTGATCCAATAGTCCTTGAACATAACTCAGTGCGGCCCCCCGATAGTCACCTGAATAAGCGTCTCTGACGCACTGTACAACTTCGCGATCGACCAATGGGTCATGTAAATTTGAATTAAAGACGTCAAGCACGTCTCTCGCACGCTGCTGAGAAATTTTAGATTGATACATCGCTAAAGCTAGCGTCATAACAGTGTTATGACGGGCTAATCCATGGCCTGATTTGACTGTCGTCACTTTCAATAACGCTTTAAACCAAGCTTGATCAACCTGACGGCCCTCATCAGAAGACAATGAAATCACCTGATCTCCCATTTGGTCCGTGACGGGAACTTGAGCAGCATAATACTGTGACCACTTCATCAGAGCGCTCACCTGGATCAACATATTAGCATCAAAAAAAATCAGATTATCCTGACGCGGAATTCGGAAAATGCCAAAATTATTGCAGCCCACATCGACCCCAGTAACCCGTTGTTGAATCCACTGCCGCACAAAACTAGACATTTTCTGGGCCGCTTTCAAAACTGGAAACTGGCCGCGCTTCTTCCGTAAAAACATAGGCTGATCAAAAACGTAGTAGATATGGAACCCCTTCGCAGTCCGCAAAATCATCGTGGGAATGAATAAGTCGGCAACCGTGACCGCACCCAAAACTTCCCGCTCCCGAGCATCGCGTTCTTGCGCTTCAGCAAAATCAATATCAACGACCAAGGTATTAATCTGAGCTAAGTTAGCTTCTCGGTGACCACGAACGCTCCCCCTGTTCTGCGTGTAGCCCAGCCAGTTAAAGGTGTTAGGTGTCCAATGAGTCATCCGATCAGCAATGGCCTCCAGGCCTTCAAAAGAGGTGATAACCACACCATGGGCTTTTTGCATGGAATCCTTACTGCTGAAGAGCGCAATGGCCCCCTTCTTTGTAGGGGTTTCCATCACTTGTCCGGCAATATTAAAACTACTATTTTTAACTTTATATGTATGTAGTGAATCGTGTAATACCAGTCTTTGTGCAGCCTGAACCGTCTTTAAATCGTACATGGTGAGCTCACCTCCTTTCAAAATAAACACCTAAGTTAGCTTAATAGAAAATACATAGAAAATGAAAAAGCGCAGACAAAAAAGCAACTTAGCGTTATGCCAAGTTGCTTAAGGTGGAAGTAGTCCGACTACCCCCGAATAAACTTTAAAATTACCGCCTACGGATCTAAGTGAATAGATCCAGTGAATTTGCACAGAAGTCGCTCACCACACGTGTCCCCTTAGTCTTTACCCGGCAGCTTGTCCCCTACCGTTTTGAAATCACACCATTCTCGACATCTTACCAATTTGCTGGTATAATCTTCTTAGTTGAAAGAGATTTTGTCGAGCGCTTCCCAATTGCAGTTGGGTGGTGCTTTTCTTTTATTCTTTTTTTGTATTCTCTTATTTTTGAATATACCTAGAGTATAACCGAGCAAAGAAATGATGTAAAGGTAAACTTATCAAAATATATTTTTGACAAAACTTGCTATATTTGCTATATTTAGTATATTCGATATAGCGAGTATATCTACTATATTAAATATACTAAATATATTTTGAGAGGTAATTACAATGAGAAAAGGACGAGTAGTGGTCTTAACAAATATGAAAGGTGGCGTCGGTAAAACCACTGACACCGACCTTCTTGCAATAACGGCAAGTAAACCTTCATTGTTCAATCAAAAAGTTCTCTTGATTGATGTCGATTTGCAAGCTAATACTACAAGTAATGTAAAAAGAACTTTTAATCAACGTCATTTCCCACAGTCCTTTGTAAAGGCAGTACAAAGTGGAACTTTAAAAAATGCAATCTTTCCACTAACAAAAAATTTCGATTTCATTGCAGGTTCAATTGCCGAACACGAGCTTACTGATACGATTATCGATAACTCGAAGAGTAAACGAGACAGATATTTATATTTGGTAAAAATGGTAGATGAAATCAAATACGATTACGACTATATTTTTTTTGACGTCGCTCCTTCCACTGACACAGTCGTTGATGCAATAATTATGGCTTCTGATTATATCATTGCCGTACAAGAAGTTCGTAAAATGGCGATGGAAGGAACAAGTAATTTCATTGGGAAATACCTACAACCAATGTTAGATAATTTTCCTGAAGAAGCACACTTTCAAGTTGCAGGTGTATTGCCCGCACTTTTAACTTCTCATAAGAAGCGACAAATCGAAAACTATAGAGAGACTGTTGAAGTTTATGGACGCGATAACGTGTTCCACACTATTATCAAAAATCACGACCGTTTAGAAAATTTTGGCGAAGATGGTGTCTCACTCGAAGATTATAATGATCGAAAAATGTTTGGGCTCTTTGCCGATCTATTTTGTGAACTAGAGGCTCGAATTTCCTCATTTGAGAAAACTGGAGATGTTGAAAACTTTACTTATCAATCAAAATATTTTGATGCACTTGAAAATATTACATTACCACTTGGCAAGGAGATCGAAATAAATGGCGTTGCTGAATAAAAAGAACAATAAACAAAACACAGAAGATAATCGGAACAAGCCAACCATTATTGATGACGATGCAAAGATTACTTATGGTGAAAAACAATATAAGGCCAAAGATAGGCAGCCTATACAAGTCGATCCTCCGGTTGCCGATATGGTTCGAAATATCAGCTATGCAAAAGATATGCCAATGTACGAGGTTGTCAAAGTCGCCATGGAAGCTTATCGCGATACTCTTAGCGACTCTGAAAAAATAATTTATGATATGCGACAAGGCAAATAAATATAGCTAGTATATTAAATATACTTAATATACTAGCTATATTTATTTGCCTTGTTGTTCTTTATCTATCACGAAACATATCAAATATATCAAATATATCAAATATATTTGATTAAATGAAACCGTCTTGACTATCATATCTTTTATCCTGTTATTCTCCTGTCTGTAAATTCTACGCAAAGAGAAGAGCGAGAAGATGGGGAAACACCAGTTATTAAAGTTGAACGTGTTCTCAGAATGCACCTATTTAACATCTTATTTAAAAATGTGACCTTCTAGGGATTGAAAAGTATGCTGAAATTACGTGAGGCGCTGCAATTAATGCGTAGCAGGTTAAAAAACCTATGCTACTATCTTTAACTAATAATATGACAAATAACATTGCAGTGGATAAGACGGCAAGTGATGTGCGTAACCATGGCACCGTTGTCACATGACTTTTTTTCTTTGTAACACGGATGCCTACGTTCAAAAAGTTTTGATAACGTGCTTAAAGTTATTAAAGTAATAACCAAATAAATCATTACAATTAACCATGAATGAATAATTTCAATTGGAAACAAAGTAAATGCAATGATTAGGTATTGAAAAAGCGTATAGTTACCATAATTAATATCAATCATCTTATTCCCCTTTTTTTTAACTAATCTCGCGAGCTAAAAGTTTTCTTCTCAGATAACATCTGATTCATCCGATTTTTAATATTAATCACTGTCTGCACCGAGACGCCGGTTTCAGCCGCAATCGCTCGATAACTAATTGGGGCACCGGTTGCTTTGTTTCTTAATTGATCAACGATACGATGGTAGATAAACCGTTTTTGTGGGTTAGGTGCGTCTGCGGCGTAAGCGGGCCGAGTCCCTCGATATTTCCCATTGGCTTTGGCAATCTCAATTCCTTGCCGCTGACGTTCCCGAATCTTTTTTCGCTCAGTTTGCGCCATATAAGCTAACAGCTTGGTTAGCATATCAAACATAAATTTGTCCATATCTGAATCTCCAGTCTGCATTGAAAGAAATGGGGCATCTAAGACTTCCATTCTAACCTGTTTATCTCTGATCTGCTTGATTATATCACTGGCGTCGTCATAGTTTCGACTAAGCCGATCTAATGAGGCCACTACTAATGTATCTCCTTGCCGCACATAAGCAATCGCCGCCTGTAATTCTGGTCGGTTTTGGGTCGATTTGCCCGATTGTTTTTCTTCAAAGATTTTCTCACATCTAGCCACTTTCAAGGCTTTAATTTGGCGGGCCAAATTTTGATCAGTTGAGCTAACTCGCGCATAACCAACTTTCATCAATAACTCTCCTTTCAGAGGATCAGTCTCCTCCACCCTACTGCATTCTATTTAGACACTCTAATTAGACAGTTTGACAAAAACAAAGAACTGCTTGTTATCCCAAGCAGAACCTAAGCTTTTCTTCATAAGTTGATTATACTGCTTTTTGTCCATTTAGGGTACACTTAAATTGAACAGTTTGTTTTGAATTAATTTGCAATCTACCTAACTAATTCGTTATTCGATCCTAAAAAAGGTATGACTGTGAATGAAAGATCATTTTGTTCACGGTCATGCCTTTTTGTTGTCCATTTAGTTATTGATAATGACCAGCAATGTCGTCTGGACTAAAATCCTTAGTGAATTGACGATCATAGGCCTTTTCATAGGCAGCAACTTTTTGTTGGTAATCAATTTGGCGCATCTTTTCGGCAGCTTCCCGCTGTGATGTGGCCGACTTTTCGACCGCATCCGGATAAATTGGCGGTAACACATGGACCGTATAATTGATGCCATGCGGATCCGATTTGGTCGGGGCGTCAACCATCGAAACAAAGCAGGACACGATTGGCACATTCAATCTAACGGCGTAGTAGTACGCTCCCCGTTCAAGCGGCCGCGGTTTGCGATAGTTGAACCACATTTCCCGTTCCGGATAAATTAGAATTGACTGTTTGCGTGCCAAGCTACTTTGCAAAAGGGCAATAAACCCCTTGCCCATGTAATTGACGCTGTCGCTGACAGGTATCGTATCAGCGTATGTCATCAAAAATCCCAGCATCCCGGGCATTTTAAGGTTGGTGAGCTCAACGACAATCGACAAATCAGGTTGATTCAGGGCTGATCGAACCAGCAGGCTGTCAATCGGGCTAAAGTGGTTACAGGTAATGATTGCCGGCCATTCCAATGCCTTTAAATTGTCAGTCCCCTCAACTTTTAAATTGGGATTCATCATCCTCGCAGCCATATTCATGACCGACCGGGCTTCGGCTGCCCGCCAATGATAACGTTTAGTTTGGTGAAGCTTCAAGAAGTGGTCCAACACCTCATGCTGCTCGGTAAGTGTCAGTACTGGATCATGTAGTTCGACTTTTTGATTAAATTTTCCCTGACGGACGTTTTCAGCAATGTTTTGAATCACTTTGTCACGCTCGCCAAGCTTTACCGGTGTAAAAGTCATAGGGCAATTTTTACTCCTTGCTTGGCCCTTGCGTAAAATGTCGTTGGGGTCTTAATAATATCAACGGCTAATTGAATCAAATCGGACTGATTCTTCTGATCACGGGCAACTTCTTTAGGATTCATATCTGCGAGCTGCTGTTTTAACATGGTCTCGTAATCGGTTTGTTTGGCATAGGTCCAAAAATAGCTTTGTCGAGGGGCATCATCATAGCGCCACGGCTTGGCAAATAAGTTATAGTGAATCAGCCAGGGGTCAACATCCTGTGGCGTGGTGATTTGGATGTTCCATGACGGGTTCAAATAATAAATTCGATTTCTCGCGATGGCATTCATGTAGTCCTGATCCGGGGCCAAACTCTTGAAATGGTACTTGTTCAAGAGCTGCAAAAAGTGTTCAGCGAATTTTGAACGGCGCATTTCAGCCAGGTTCATCAACAACACGCCGGAATTAACGTATTTCTGTGAATCAATCCCAACGGCTTGTTCAGCATAGTCAATCGTTTCCGGAGTGTGGCCGATGAAGTGATCCGGCACTGCGCCAACCAGGTTATCCCCCAGCTGGGTATCAAATAATTCACCCACGTCCTTTAAAACCACCGTGTCCGCATCCAGGTAGAGCGCCTTATCCAATTTGGGGAACAATTCAGCAATAAACAGCCGGAAATAAATTGTAAAGGTAAAGTAGTCACTGCGTAGTTTGTTATTCTTATCAGTAATTTCTTGCTTCAAGCGGTCATTAATTGAAACAAACTGAATTTTGAGGTTGTCCGTTTCAAAGGCTTTAAGCCGCCCTTGATTGTCGGTATTGAGATCATCACACAACACAATCACCTGGTAATGCCTGTCCGGTGATGTATGCGCGACCAGTGAAGCCAGTGAAACTGCCAGATAAGGTGCATAATTGTCATCGACAGCGTAAAAAATTGGCACGGTTTGATTTTCCATAATGAATCCCCCTTAAATCAATGTGATTGATGCTGGTAGGTCATAAATGACACGTTGCTTTGGTGACTGCGGGTCACCATTTGGGCATGAATCTGATCGTGGAGTTTTTGTTGGCGTTGTTTACGCGGAAGTGACTTGTCCGGCATAAACGGACCGTCGAAGTATACCACCTGCTTGGGTCGGCTCAACAGTCGGCCTTTTTGATATGTAATCGTCATGCTGTAGCTGGGCAGGTCGGCAGCGACTGGATAATGGAATGCGCCAACTGGAAACGGACGAATCTTGGTGTAATACGGCCAAACATGGGCTTCGGGATAGATAAACACTCGTTGATGCTGGTCCAATCGAGCATTCATCGCCCGCTGGAATTGGATCATTTGTGATAATTTCGCGGGTAGGACCAACGCACCACCCATCGTCAAGAGACGACCGACGATTGGAATACCAAGGTTGGCAGGTTCCGCAATCGGATACGCCCGCCGGGGTATTGCGACCAGCATCGGTAAAAGTGCATCCCCCAGCGGCTGGGTATGGTTGGCATAAATGAAGGCGCCCCGTTTGCCTTGGGTGCGCAGACACCGTTTGTTTCGAAAAGACGTCCGCAAATACAGCCGACAATAAACGAAGCTGACAACAACCGCCACCCAGTAGACGACCGTCGCCGTTACGCGGTAAAACCAATTTTGATGCAGCCAAATGTAGCCCTCAGGAATGGTGGCATTTTGATTTTTGGTAAAGACCACGTCATCATCAAAATCATGATACGTAAACACTTTTGATGTCCGTTTAGTCATTACCAATGTCATCCTTTCTTCCGAGAAGTTAAAATCATGAACAGAACCATTCTACCACAAATATGACATTATTTTATCATACGGGACGTTTAAAAAGGGCAATTCACTAAAAATCGCCCTTTAAATGATGAAATTGGTGTAAAATTAAGGCTTGCTATGCTAGGATATTTGGGATAACAATGGATGTATACACATCATTAGAAGGATTTAGGGGATAATTTTGATGCAAGCTCAGTCCAAGAACAATACCAAGTTTAACTTTAAAACATTTATGGGCCTAATCAACCGAATTCACCCCCGTTACTGGCAACTGCTGCTTGGCTTTTTTCTAGGAGTTGTCGCAACGGCGATGCAATTGATGGTTCCCGGCATCGCCAAGGGGATCATCAACTCAATCGGTCATTCAATGGATGTCGGCCTAATCGTTGCCGTCATTTTACTATTCGTTTTCAGTACCATTATTGGAGCCTTTTCCGGCAGTATTTTAGGCTTCTTCGGTGAAGACGTCGTCTATAAGCTGCGAACAACACTTTGGGATAAAATCTTAACCCTGCCGGTGGGTTATTTTGACCAAACCAAATCTGGCGAAATAACGTCCAGGTTGGTCAATGATTCCACACAGGTCAAGGAACTGTTGGCCAATTCGGTTCCCAAAACCGCAACTTCGATTCTGCAACTGGTTGGCGCATTGGTCTTAATGCTCATCATGGACTGGCGGATGGCTATCATTATGTTTATCGCCGTTCCGCTCGTCTTGATCTGCCTGCTGCCAATTGTCCGCCAATCCCACAAAGTTGCCAGAGCGAGACAGGACGCACTGGCAGATCTCAATGGTAAAGCCGGTGAAATGCTGGGCGAAGTCCGTCTAGTCAAATCGTCTACCGCAGAAAACTTAGAACGAACAGCCGGCGATAAACGGATGTATCGCCTTTATCGCATCGGGTTAAAAGAAGCGATCTATGATTCAATTGCCGGACCTGTAATGGGCATGGTCATGATGGCCATGGTCCTGGGAATTCTGGGCTATGGTGCGATCCGGGTTCGGGAAGGTGCCATTGATATTGGGACCTTATTTTCATTTCTGATGTACCTGGTTCAAATGATTAGTCCATTTGCGGTTCTCGGCCAATTCATGTCTGATGTTGCCAAGGCAAGTGGCTCAACCACTCGAATCCAGGCATTATTGCAAACTCATGAAGAAGATCGTCTGACTGGAACGGATTTGGATATTGGCGATCAAACACTTCAGATGAACCACGTCAGTTTTTCTTATGATCAGCATCACCCCATTTTATCCGACGTGTCGTTTACGGCAGAACCCAATTCGGTCATTGCCTTTGCCGGACCATCCGGCGGTGGCAAATCAACCATTTTCAGCTTAATTGAACGTTTTTATGAACCTAACGAGGGCAGCATCACGATTGGCAATACCAATATTACTGATATTCAACTTGCCGATTGGCGCCAGCAAATCGGCCTGGTCGGCCAAGACGCTGCGATCATGTCTGGAACGATTCGTTACAATTTAACCTATGGTTTGCCGGGGCATTTTTCCGATGAACAGCTTTGGCATGTCTTGGAAATGGCTTACGCAACGCAATTTGTCCAGAAGATGCCTCGGGGCTTGGACACGGAAGTCGGTGAGCGTGGAGTCAAGGTATCGGGGGGCCAACGCCAACGATTGGCGATTGCCCGGGCCTTCCTGCGTAATCCAAAAATCTTAATGTTGGATGAAGCAACGGCGAGCCTGGATTCCGAGTCCGAAATGATGGTCCAAAAAGCGCTGGACCAGTTGATGGCCAATCGAACAACATTGGTGATCGCCCACAGGCTAAGCACAATTACCAACGCCGACGAAATTTATTTCATAGAAAACGGCAGGGTAACGGGCCAGGGAACCCACCAACAGTTAGTGAAAACGACTCCTTTGTATAGGGAGTATGTGAAAAATCAGAGCGCGACGAGCAACGGGTGAGGCGGTTTCTAAGGGTACTTTGATTGAAGTCCCTGGGTTTGGGACTTTAATTAAAGTGCACTTAGAAGTTAGCCTCAGTTGCGTCGGAGCGTATTTTAAAGGCCGGAGGGATCTCAAAATCCCCTAACCCCACCAACCAATCGATAATTCTTCCACTTCCTGCACACCAATCCAATCAAGACAAAATATAAAAAGAGCCAATCATTCCAAAAACAGGAATAATCAGCTCGTTCATTAAGATTCTAAGAGCAACACATCTCGCATCGCACCCTCACTCAGTTTTCAATTCCCCTTCAGCATCCAATTCAGCCATAATCTCCTGATACTCGGCTAAAATATCATCATATTCATGCAAATGAAGTTGCTGGTGAACTTTATCAACTTCCCAAGGCTTGACCGAAACCGTGTGGACGATCGGCCATAATTTCCAGCGGGTGGAGAAATGCTGAAAAACGGTGTCAGATTGAACATCCTGCTGCTCATTGTATTTTTCAGGGGCAAAAGCCTTGTGCTTGGCCAGCTTATTCATCGCGGACTGGTCCGGCATAATCATCGGCCATTTTCGGCAGCATTCCCGGCAGCGGGCCAGTAATTTGTCTTGTCGGATCATATCCAGGTTCATCAGGAGCATCCCCGAGTTAATGTAATCAAATGCTCTCTGTTGATGATGGAAGAACCAACGACCGTAATGATCCAATACGCCAACAAAATCAGTTCCTGCCAGTGATTGATGATAAAAATCTTCAAACGGCCGGCGACACACAACGTCAGCGTCCAAATACAGAATCCGATCGGAAAATTGCGGCACCAAATCACTATACAGCCGCAACATACTATAGGGCGTGAATAACGTGTTGATGTTCGCCTTGGGCAAATCCGCCTCAAACTGAGTGGTAATGTCAATTTTGGTAACGCCACTATCGACATTTTCCCGCTTGACCAGTTGAGTCAGAAAGGCTGCGTGATCGTCAGTCAGCGCTTGAAATTGCTGATGACGATTATACAATTGTCCAGTTAAAATGTAGATGTTGAGTGGTTCTTGCGCGTGTTTTGTCAGTGAGAGGATTGAAATAATCAACCCCGAAAACATGTGGTCATCTCCACAGTATAAAATATCCAAACCGCATTCATCCCCCAATTCGTGTCTCATCAATCAAAGTGTGTCATATTTCCAGAGAAATGGCAACCAATGACCTTGGAAATCCCCCACAATTCAAAAAGAGCACCCAGCCGACGCAGCAATGTGTGTCAAAAGGCTGAGTGCTTTTAAATTAATCTTCGAAATAGTTTTTGACTTGTTTGGGCTCAGTTTGAACCAGAATCTTACCATTATGAATGGAGTAAAGAATTTCTGAGCGTTCATTTAAGGCGCTGTAGAAATTGTCATTATTCATAATGATACAATTAGCCGGTTTACCGACCTAGATCCCGTAGTGGCCAGTGATATGCATCGCCTTGGCACCGTTGGTCGTAATAAACTGATAGGAATTCATAATATCGTCGTACCCCATCAAATGGCCAACGTGAATCCCCATTTCAACCGGGTCGAGCATGTTACCATTGCCCATGGGATACCAAGGATCCTTGATGTCATCTTCACCAAAGGCAACGTTGATGCCATCCTCGGATAATTCTTTAACCCGAGTCATCCCCCGGCGCTTTGGATAGGTATCGAAGCGACCGCCAAGGTTGGTATTCACTAACGGATTGGCAATGAAATTGATGTGAGACATTTTCAGGAGTCTAAACAACTTGTAAGTATAGGCGTCGTTGTACGAACCCATAGCAGTGGTGTGACTGGCGGTAACCTTGTCGCCCATGCCGCTTTCAAGTGCCAAGGTGGCCAAAACTTCCAGATTCCGTGAAGCCGGGTCATCAATTTCGTCACAGTGAACGTCGACCAGTTTGCCCTTGCTTTCGGCAACTTTCATCAAGAATTTGAGTGACTCAACGCCGTAGTCGCGGGTAAATTCAAAGTGGGG from Pediococcus claussenii ATCC BAA-344 includes these protein-coding regions:
- a CDS encoding ABC transporter ATP-binding protein, which encodes MQAQSKNNTKFNFKTFMGLINRIHPRYWQLLLGFFLGVVATAMQLMVPGIAKGIINSIGHSMDVGLIVAVILLFVFSTIIGAFSGSILGFFGEDVVYKLRTTLWDKILTLPVGYFDQTKSGEITSRLVNDSTQVKELLANSVPKTATSILQLVGALVLMLIMDWRMAIIMFIAVPLVLICLLPIVRQSHKVARARQDALADLNGKAGEMLGEVRLVKSSTAENLERTAGDKRMYRLYRIGLKEAIYDSIAGPVMGMVMMAMVLGILGYGAIRVREGAIDIGTLFSFLMYLVQMISPFAVLGQFMSDVAKASGSTTRIQALLQTHEEDRLTGTDLDIGDQTLQMNHVSFSYDQHHPILSDVSFTAEPNSVIAFAGPSGGGKSTIFSLIERFYEPNEGSITIGNTNITDIQLADWRQQIGLVGQDAAIMSGTIRYNLTYGLPGHFSDEQLWHVLEMAYATQFVQKMPRGLDTEVGERGVKVSGGQRQRLAIARAFLRNPKILMLDEATASLDSESEMMVQKALDQLMANRTTLVIAHRLSTITNADEIYFIENGRVTGQGTHQQLVKTTPLYREYVKNQSATSNG
- a CDS encoding glycosyltransferase family 8 protein — translated: MENQTVPIFYAVDDNYAPYLAVSLASLVAHTSPDRHYQVIVLCDDLNTDNQGRLKAFETDNLKIQFVSINDRLKQEITDKNNKLRSDYFTFTIYFRLFIAELFPKLDKALYLDADTVVLKDVGELFDTQLGDNLVGAVPDHFIGHTPETIDYAEQAVGIDSQKYVNSGVLLMNLAEMRRSKFAEHFLQLLNKYHFKSLAPDQDYMNAIARNRIYYLNPSWNIQITTPQDVDPWLIHYNLFAKPWRYDDAPRQSYFWTYAKQTDYETMLKQQLADMNPKEVARDQKNQSDLIQLAVDIIKTPTTFYARAKQGVKIAL
- the prgP gene encoding ParA superfamily DNA segregation protein PrgP — protein: MRKGRVVVLTNMKGGVGKTTDTDLLAITASKPSLFNQKVLLIDVDLQANTTSNVKRTFNQRHFPQSFVKAVQSGTLKNAIFPLTKNFDFIAGSIAEHELTDTIIDNSKSKRDRYLYLVKMVDEIKYDYDYIFFDVAPSTDTVVDAIIMASDYIIAVQEVRKMAMEGTSNFIGKYLQPMLDNFPEEAHFQVAGVLPALLTSHKKRQIENYRETVEVYGRDNVFHTIIKNHDRLENFGEDGVSLEDYNDRKMFGLFADLFCELEARISSFEKTGDVENFTYQSKYFDALENITLPLGKEIEINGVAE
- a CDS encoding recombinase family protein; its protein translation is MKVGYARVSSTDQNLARQIKALKVARCEKIFEEKQSGKSTQNRPELQAAIAYVRQGDTLVVASLDRLSRNYDDASDIIKQIRDKQVRMEVLDAPFLSMQTGDSDMDKFMFDMLTKLLAYMAQTERKKIRERQRQGIEIAKANGKYRGTRPAYAADAPNPQKRFIYHRIVDQLRNKATGAPISYRAIAAETGVSVQTVINIKNRMNQMLSEKKTFSSRD
- the prgO gene encoding DNA segregation protein PrgO, with the protein product MALLNKKNNKQNTEDNRNKPTIIDDDAKITYGEKQYKAKDRQPIQVDPPVADMVRNISYAKDMPMYEVVKVAMEAYRDTLSDSEKIIYDMRQGK
- a CDS encoding 1-acyl-sn-glycerol-3-phosphate acyltransferase codes for the protein MTKRTSKVFTYHDFDDDVVFTKNQNATIPEGYIWLHQNWFYRVTATVVYWVAVVVSFVYCRLYLRTSFRNKRCLRTQGKRGAFIYANHTQPLGDALLPMLVAIPRRAYPIAEPANLGIPIVGRLLTMGGALVLPAKLSQMIQFQRAMNARLDQHQRVFIYPEAHVWPYYTKIRPFPVGAFHYPVAADLPSYSMTITYQKGRLLSRPKQVVYFDGPFMPDKSLPRKQRQQKLHDQIHAQMVTRSHQSNVSFMTYQHQSH
- a CDS encoding glycosyltransferase; protein product: MDILYCGDDHMFSGLIISILSLTKHAQEPLNIYILTGQLYNRHQQFQALTDDHAAFLTQLVKRENVDSGVTKIDITTQFEADLPKANINTLFTPYSMLRLYSDLVPQFSDRILYLDADVVCRRPFEDFYHQSLAGTDFVGVLDHYGRWFFHHQQRAFDYINSGMLLMNLDMIRQDKLLARCRECCRKWPMIMPDQSAMNKLAKHKAFAPEKYNEQQDVQSDTVFQHFSTRWKLWPIVHTVSVKPWEVDKVHQQLHLHEYDDILAEYQEIMAELDAEGELKTE
- a CDS encoding lysophospholipid acyltransferase family protein; this encodes MTFTPVKLGERDKVIQNIAENVRQGKFNQKVELHDPVLTLTEQHEVLDHFLKLHQTKRYHWRAAEARSVMNMAARMMNPNLKVEGTDNLKALEWPAIITCNHFSPIDSLLVRSALNQPDLSIVVELTNLKMPGMLGFLMTYADTIPVSDSVNYMGKGFIALLQSSLARKQSILIYPEREMWFNYRKPRPLERGAYYYAVRLNVPIVSCFVSMVDAPTKSDPHGINYTVHVLPPIYPDAVEKSATSQREAAEKMRQIDYQQKVAAYEKAYDRQFTKDFSPDDIAGHYQ
- a CDS encoding primase C-terminal domain-containing protein produces the protein MTHWTPNTFNWLGYTQNRGSVRGHREANLAQINTLVVDIDFAEAQERDAREREVLGAVTVADLFIPTMILRTAKGFHIYYVFDQPMFLRKKRGQFPVLKAAQKMSSFVRQWIQQRVTGVDVGCNNFGIFRIPRQDNLIFFDANMLIQVSALMKWSQYYAAQVPVTDQMGDQVISLSSDEGRQVDQAWFKALLKVTTVKSGHGLARHNTVMTLALAMYQSKISQQRARDVLDVFNSNLHDPLVDREVVQCVRDAYSGDYRGAALSYVQGLLDQWVPNFSGKVVVGIGWHKFAKPRAERQYSHANEWRNDVLALINRMGSSAASVAMSTRQIQAELGISPASLNRVMKQLQATSQLKRVQRGNQPTLLTTVTMLFKSAMVRRQAQSQAWTGYLTTLMPTVSTNSYEPTVLTSTEMQAVSGDSAPPWVMETRRRTG